From the Triticum urartu cultivar G1812 chromosome 4, Tu2.1, whole genome shotgun sequence genome, the window TAATGTAAGAACGCTATAGAACATAAGGGAAGATGATTTACATATGAGTATCCCATCCATAAGAGACACCCAACTTATATAAAAAGGTCCAAAGTAATGAAATTGCACATAGATAACAGTAGTCCAAAGTCCAAAGTAATGAAATTGCACGTAGATAATCAAGTTCACATAAGTTTCACAAGAGCGCGCACATACACTTGCGCATTATGGTACGTAGTCTATGATTAAACCCCTTAACAATAGATAACCGCTACAACACCAGCACAAATTAAGCAAAGCTCAAACCTTAAACCAGCGGCACTGCATGCATGCAGTTACATGCAAATCGATAGCATCATCTCCATTAGCCTGCACTTACCCAACGCGGGCGCGACGACGACGGACGTGTTCCTTTACCTCGCTTAATTATTAGCACGTGCGCCTGCTTCGCCATCTCGATCGGGTCAGGCGTCCATGCGCGCCGGGTACTGGTCGACGCAGTCCAGCCACGGGCTCCTGGACGGGCGGCGCACGCGGCGGACGGCGCGCCACACGGCGCTGTTGCACTTGAACCCGGAGCCGAAGGCGAGCTGCCACACGCGGTcgccgcggcggacgcggccctTGGCCTCCAGGTAGGCCAGCTCGTACCAGATGCTGCTGCTGGAGGTGTTGCCGAAGCGGTGCAGCGCGGCGCGGGAGGCCTCCAGGTCGGCGTCGCGGAGGCCCAGGTTGCGCTGCAggtgctccagcacgtcgcggcTGGCCGCGTGCATGCAGAAGTGCTCGAACGCGCGCTTGAAGTCCGGGATGTAGGGCGCGGCGGCCGAGGTGTCCCCGttggcggccggcggcggcggggtggacgtcttGGACGGGTAGAGGTGGCGGAACAGCACGCCGGCGAAGAAGAGGAGCTGCTCCGAGAAGGGCAGCACCAGCGGGCCGAGGGTGGTGATGTTGGTCTTGAGCGCGTGGCCGCCGACCTCCACCAGGTCGCGGCTGATGGACAGGCCCTTGATCCGCTGCTCGTCCTCCTCCTGGTACACGGAGCGGAAGGCGCGGTCGTCGGCGCCCTTGTGCGTGCGCACCACGTGCTCCAGCTGGTACTTGGCGCGGCGGAAGTCCCTGCGGCGGTTGGACAGCAGCACGGCGGCGGCGCCCGCGCGGAAGAAGGCGTTGGGGATGAGCATGGAGCGGCGCTTCCCGGCGTACCACGTGAATGACACCGCCTCGGTGCTCACCACGACGGCGAGCCCGGCGCCGCTGGCCTGGAGCATGTCGCGCGCCAGGTCGATGGAGATGACGCCCGCGCTGCAGCCCATGCCCCCCAGGTTGTAGCTGAGGATGTTGCCGCGCATCTTGTAGTGGTTGACGATCATGGCGGAGAGGGAGGGCGTGGGGTTGAAGAGGCTGCAGTTGACGACGAGCACGCCGACGTCCTTGGGGCGGACGCGGCACTTGTCGAAGAGCTCGTCGAGCGCGGCGAACATGGCGGCGGAGGCCTCGGCGCGGCCCTCCTTCATGGTGGCGCAGTTGGCGTCGGGCTGGAAGACGCAGCGCGGCATGTAGGACTCGTCCCCGATGCCGGACTTGGCCAGCAGCCGCGCCTGGAACGCCAGGCTCTCCTCGTCGAACTTGCCCGACTTGCGCGCCAGCTCGATGAACTCCGCCTTGGACACCTGCATTTCCTCGCCGACGATCCATCCAGCGG encodes:
- the LOC125552842 gene encoding 3-ketoacyl-CoA synthase 10, producing the protein MAREELSTEIVNRGVEPSGPDAGSPTFSVRVRRRLPDFLQSVNLKYVRLGYHYLLSHGVYLATIPVIVLVCGAEVGSLSRDELWRKVWDEATYDLATVLAFLAVLAFTISVYIMSRPRPIYLIDFATYKPADELKVSKAEFIELARKSGKFDEESLAFQARLLAKSGIGDESYMPRCVFQPDANCATMKEGRAEASAAMFAALDELFDKCRVRPKDVGVLVVNCSLFNPTPSLSAMIVNHYKMRGNILSYNLGGMGCSAGVISIDLARDMLQASGAGLAVVVSTEAVSFTWYAGKRRSMLIPNAFFRAGAAAVLLSNRRRDFRRAKYQLEHVVRTHKGADDRAFRSVYQEEDEQRIKGLSISRDLVEVGGHALKTNITTLGPLVLPFSEQLLFFAGVLFRHLYPSKTSTPPPPAANGDTSAAAPYIPDFKRAFEHFCMHAASRDVLEHLQRNLGLRDADLEASRAALHRFGNTSSSSIWYELAYLEAKGRVRRGDRVWQLAFGSGFKCNSAVWRAVRRVRRPSRSPWLDCVDQYPARMDA